Proteins encoded in a region of the Streptomyces violaceoruber genome:
- a CDS encoding CocE/NonD family hydrolase: MRPRRAVARTASALVAALALTVGLGGPAVAAHEAEAGPATTGTGSVTHEENDRVPEGSVWTQHYFPSADRSGTRLHADVLLPEGLKRKEKVPVILSIGPYFAHAGQTGPEGWSRTGPSARFQDFIEGTDLFDEGYAFVMVDLRGFGGSTGCLDWGGPGEQADVKAAIDWAAKQPWSTGAVGMYGKSYDAVTGLIGNNLDQRALRAVVAQEPVWDMYQYIYSNGVPRPNVTGTAGAYNSIASMPPMADDDPRYQAAARYEESHPECLTENSAGYRISDQRDPHWTSRDLARMARGSDTPLFVTQGFVENNTKPEEMEEYLDNHRGPERGWLGQWDHVRGGDRVEDGRLAMGRAGWYDETLSFYDQYLKGTRPTVRYPAYAVEDSTGAWRAQRTWPVTERTVTLPLGGGSYVDDGGASARAALTASGSPAPKAPPQPAGRWDMENAPATEQPAPAGLAAELAKRQRAGEVASSFFVWSKPLKSTTRVTGTPRVSLTARGAGNVMLKLYDVAPDGTAVMFDEQVSLVKSGRMSVDLKATDWTLAAGHVLAVEIGSIQTGSWRDTPSGETVEVEGARLGLALDNPADDVATAGDRSPYLDTYLRQYTVSLPAGPGTFSVVPGGRS, translated from the coding sequence GTGAGACCACGTCGCGCGGTCGCCCGGACCGCCTCGGCACTCGTCGCCGCCCTCGCCCTCACCGTCGGCCTCGGGGGCCCCGCCGTCGCGGCGCACGAGGCGGAGGCCGGGCCGGCCACCACCGGGACCGGTTCCGTCACCCACGAGGAGAACGACCGCGTCCCCGAGGGCTCGGTCTGGACCCAGCACTACTTCCCGTCCGCCGACCGCTCCGGCACCCGGCTGCACGCCGACGTCCTGCTGCCCGAAGGGCTGAAGCGGAAGGAGAAGGTGCCGGTCATCCTGTCGATCGGCCCGTACTTCGCGCACGCGGGCCAGACCGGCCCCGAGGGCTGGTCCCGCACCGGCCCCTCCGCCCGCTTCCAGGACTTCATCGAGGGCACCGACCTGTTCGACGAGGGGTACGCCTTCGTCATGGTGGACCTGCGTGGCTTCGGGGGCTCCACCGGCTGTCTGGACTGGGGCGGACCCGGCGAACAGGCGGACGTGAAGGCCGCGATCGACTGGGCGGCGAAGCAGCCGTGGTCCACCGGCGCGGTCGGCATGTACGGCAAGTCCTACGACGCCGTCACGGGCCTCATCGGCAACAACCTGGACCAGCGCGCGCTCAGGGCCGTGGTCGCCCAGGAGCCGGTGTGGGACATGTACCAGTACATCTACTCCAACGGAGTGCCCCGCCCGAACGTGACGGGCACCGCCGGTGCGTACAACTCCATCGCCTCGATGCCCCCGATGGCCGACGACGACCCGCGGTACCAGGCCGCCGCCCGTTACGAGGAGAGCCACCCGGAGTGCCTCACGGAGAACTCGGCCGGCTACCGGATATCCGACCAGCGGGACCCGCACTGGACCTCCCGTGACCTCGCGAGGATGGCCCGGGGCAGCGACACCCCGCTCTTCGTCACGCAGGGCTTCGTCGAGAACAACACCAAGCCCGAGGAGATGGAGGAGTACCTCGACAACCACCGCGGCCCCGAGCGCGGCTGGCTCGGCCAGTGGGACCACGTGCGCGGCGGCGACCGGGTCGAGGACGGACGCCTGGCGATGGGCCGGGCGGGCTGGTACGACGAGACCCTCTCCTTCTACGACCAGTACCTGAAGGGGACCAGGCCGACGGTGCGTTACCCGGCCTACGCCGTCGAGGACTCCACCGGTGCCTGGCGGGCCCAGCGCACCTGGCCCGTCACCGAACGGACGGTCACGCTGCCGCTCGGCGGCGGCTCCTACGTGGACGACGGCGGGGCGTCCGCCCGTGCGGCCCTGACCGCGTCCGGCAGCCCGGCGCCGAAGGCTCCGCCGCAGCCGGCCGGCAGGTGGGACATGGAGAACGCGCCCGCGACCGAGCAGCCCGCCCCGGCGGGGCTGGCCGCGGAACTGGCGAAGCGTCAGCGCGCCGGTGAGGTCGCCTCCAGCTTCTTCGTGTGGTCGAAGCCGCTGAAGAGCACCACGCGCGTCACCGGCACCCCGCGGGTGTCCCTGACGGCCCGCGGCGCGGGCAACGTCATGCTCAAGCTGTACGACGTCGCCCCCGACGGCACCGCGGTCATGTTCGACGAGCAGGTCTCCCTGGTGAAGTCCGGCCGGATGAGCGTCGACCTGAAGGCGACCGACTGGACCCTCGCCGCCGGGCACGTCCTGGCGGTGGAGATCGGCTCCATCCAGACCGGCTCCTGGCGCGACACGCCTTCCGGCGAGACCGTCGAGGTCGAGGGGGCCAGGCTCGGGCTGGCGCTGGACAATCCGGCGGACGACGTCGCCACCGCAGGTGACCGGTCGCCGTACCTGGACACGTATCTGCGTCAGTACACGGTGAGCCTGCCGGCCGGGCCGGGAACATTCTCGGTGGTTCCGGGCGGCCGGTCGTGA
- a CDS encoding alpha/beta hydrolase family protein has translation MSAQTHPTDFVPASAPVLSVAPVVLPAPGRPVDLRLRVSAPVTGTGLPVILLSHGQGYSNHLSSLDGYAPLATYWAAHGFVVIQPTHLSSRTLALDPGTPGAPLFWRSRAEDMTRVLDGLDLLEKAVPQLSGRLDRSRVAVAGHSMGGHTASLLLGARLTDPDDGTEVDLTEPRIGAGVLLAAPGRGGDALSESAAQSMPFFLSTDFSRMTTPALVVAGDRDDSAHLTVSGPEWHTDPYSLSPGPKSLLTLFGAEHGLGGVAGYDVAETTDEDPGRVAAVQRLTWAYLRSTLYPGDTAWQVARDALDSGPDPLGRVESKQAPHPRP, from the coding sequence ATGAGCGCACAGACCCACCCGACCGACTTCGTTCCCGCGTCCGCTCCCGTCCTCTCCGTCGCCCCGGTCGTGCTCCCGGCCCCGGGACGCCCCGTGGACCTCCGGCTGCGGGTCTCCGCGCCCGTGACCGGGACCGGCCTCCCGGTGATCCTGCTCTCCCACGGCCAGGGCTACTCGAACCACCTCTCCTCCCTGGACGGCTACGCGCCGCTGGCCACCTACTGGGCGGCACACGGCTTCGTCGTGATCCAGCCGACCCATCTCAGCTCGCGGACGCTGGCTCTCGATCCCGGGACCCCCGGAGCGCCCCTGTTCTGGCGGTCGCGCGCCGAGGACATGACGCGTGTCCTCGACGGGCTCGACCTCCTGGAGAAGGCCGTCCCACAGCTCTCCGGCCGGCTGGACCGGAGCAGGGTCGCGGTCGCCGGGCACTCGATGGGCGGACACACCGCGAGCCTGCTGCTCGGCGCCCGGCTCACCGATCCGGACGACGGCACGGAGGTGGACCTGACCGAGCCCCGGATCGGGGCGGGCGTCCTGCTGGCCGCTCCCGGCCGGGGCGGCGACGCCCTCAGCGAGTCCGCCGCCCAGAGCATGCCCTTCTTCCTGAGCACGGACTTCTCCCGCATGACCACGCCCGCACTCGTCGTCGCCGGCGACCGGGACGACTCCGCCCACCTGACGGTGTCCGGCCCCGAGTGGCACACGGACCCGTACTCGCTCTCCCCCGGCCCCAAGTCGCTGCTGACCCTGTTCGGCGCCGAGCACGGGCTCGGCGGGGTGGCCGGATACGACGTCGCGGAGACCACCGACGAGGACCCCGGCCGAGTCGCCGCGGTGCAGCGGCTCACCTGGGCCTACCTGCGTTCCACGCTGTATCCGGGGGACACCGCCTGGCAGGTGGCACGGGACGCACTGGACTCCGGGCCTGATCCGCTGGGCCGGGTCGAGTCCAAGCAGGCCCCGCACCCTCGGCCGTGA
- a CDS encoding DEAD/DEAH box helicase — translation MNAKPTASFDGLGLPPVLVETMTSLGVTRPFPIQAATLPEALAGRDVLGRARTGSGKTLAFGLALLAGTAGRRAEPKRPLALVLVSTRELAQQVSDALAPYARALGVRLTTVVGGLSINRQTQALRDGAEVVVATPGRLTDLVSRRDCHLNQVRITVLDEADQMCDLGFLPQVSGILDQVPSDGQRLLFSATLDGDVDQLVRDHLHDPVPVSVDPASASVSTMEHHVLTVHPADKYATATEIAARDGRVLMFLDTKAGVDRFTRELRAAGVSAGALHSGKSQPQRTHTLARFVEGGVTVLVATNVAARGIHVDDLDLVVNVDPPADAKDYLHRGGRTARAGRAGSVVTLVTPDQRREVNRMMSEAGIRPTVTPVRSGEQKLTDLTGAKRPPAGRGKESGNAPFRGMGTRPAGAAKGSRKAVEARRAAEARAAARVRKGR, via the coding sequence ATGAACGCGAAGCCGACCGCATCCTTCGACGGCCTCGGACTGCCGCCCGTACTGGTGGAGACGATGACCTCCCTCGGGGTGACACGCCCGTTCCCGATCCAGGCGGCGACCCTGCCCGAGGCGCTGGCCGGTCGCGACGTCCTCGGCCGGGCGCGGACCGGCTCCGGCAAGACGCTGGCCTTCGGTCTCGCCCTGCTCGCCGGGACCGCCGGCCGGCGCGCTGAGCCGAAGCGGCCGCTGGCCCTCGTCCTGGTGTCGACCCGGGAACTGGCCCAGCAGGTGAGCGACGCGCTGGCGCCGTACGCGCGGGCGCTGGGCGTGCGCCTGACCACGGTCGTCGGCGGGCTGTCGATCAACCGGCAGACCCAGGCGCTGCGCGACGGCGCCGAAGTGGTCGTCGCCACGCCGGGCCGCCTGACCGACCTGGTCTCCCGCCGGGACTGCCACCTGAACCAGGTGCGGATCACGGTGCTGGACGAGGCGGACCAGATGTGCGACCTGGGCTTCCTGCCGCAGGTCTCCGGCATCCTGGACCAGGTCCCCTCCGACGGGCAGCGGCTCCTGTTCTCGGCCACCCTCGACGGCGACGTCGACCAGCTGGTGCGGGACCACCTCCACGACCCGGTCCCCGTGTCGGTCGACCCGGCGTCGGCCTCGGTGAGCACGATGGAGCACCACGTACTGACCGTCCACCCGGCCGACAAGTACGCGACCGCGACCGAGATCGCCGCCCGCGACGGCCGGGTGCTGATGTTCCTCGACACCAAGGCCGGGGTCGACCGGTTCACCCGGGAGCTGCGGGCCGCCGGGGTGTCCGCGGGCGCCCTGCACAGCGGGAAGTCGCAGCCGCAGCGCACCCACACCCTCGCCCGGTTCGTCGAGGGCGGGGTCACCGTGCTGGTGGCCACCAACGTCGCCGCGCGGGGCATCCACGTCGACGACCTCGACCTCGTCGTCAACGTCGACCCGCCGGCCGACGCCAAGGACTACCTGCACCGCGGCGGGCGTACGGCGCGGGCCGGCCGGGCGGGGAGCGTGGTCACGCTCGTCACCCCGGACCAGCGGCGCGAGGTGAACCGGATGATGTCCGAGGCCGGGATCCGGCCGACGGTGACCCCGGTGCGGTCGGGCGAGCAGAAGCTGACGGACCTCACCGGCGCGAAGCGCCCGCCGGCCGGGCGGGGCAAGGAGAGCGGCAACGCCCCCTTCCGCGGGATGGGCACCCGTCCCGCCGGTGCCGCCAAGGGGTCCCGCAAGGCCGTCGAGGCGCGCAGGGCCGCGGAGGCGCGCGCGGCGGCCCGGGTGCGCAAGGGCCGCTGA
- a CDS encoding ABC transporter ATP-binding protein, with protein sequence MVVQSITGTETEVVGASRLAARGVTVGYGTRSVIDGLDVAIPPGVITTIIGPNGCGKSTLLRTLSRLLRPTGGTVVLDGEDIAALRTRDVAKKLGLLPQAPVAPEGLTVSDLVARGRHPHQSWLRQWSSDDADVVRQALAMTGVSDLADRPVDSLSGGQRQRVWISMTLAQGTDLLLLDEPTTYLDLAHAVDVLDLVDDLHESGRTVVMVLHDLNLAARYSDNLVVMREGAILAQGHPRDVITAGLLHEAFGLRAKVIDDPVGDRPLIVPIGRTHVELDRSAPELLK encoded by the coding sequence GTGGTCGTTCAGTCCATCACCGGGACCGAGACGGAAGTTGTCGGCGCCTCACGGCTGGCGGCCCGGGGCGTCACCGTCGGGTACGGGACCCGGTCCGTCATCGACGGCCTCGACGTGGCGATCCCGCCCGGGGTGATCACCACCATCATCGGACCGAACGGCTGCGGCAAGTCGACCCTGCTGCGCACCCTGTCCCGGCTGCTCAGGCCGACCGGCGGAACGGTCGTGCTGGACGGCGAGGACATCGCCGCGCTCCGGACCCGCGACGTGGCGAAGAAGCTCGGCCTGCTGCCCCAGGCACCGGTGGCCCCGGAGGGGCTGACGGTGTCCGACCTGGTCGCCCGCGGCCGCCACCCGCACCAGAGCTGGCTGCGGCAGTGGTCCTCGGACGACGCCGACGTCGTACGGCAGGCGCTGGCCATGACCGGCGTGTCCGACCTCGCGGACCGGCCCGTCGACTCGCTGTCCGGTGGCCAGCGCCAGCGGGTGTGGATCTCGATGACCCTCGCCCAGGGCACCGACCTGCTGCTGCTGGACGAGCCGACCACCTATCTGGATCTCGCGCACGCGGTCGACGTGCTCGACCTCGTCGACGACCTGCACGAATCCGGGCGCACCGTGGTCATGGTGCTGCACGACCTCAACCTGGCCGCGCGCTACAGCGACAACCTCGTCGTCATGCGGGAGGGCGCGATCCTGGCGCAGGGGCACCCGCGCGACGTCATCACCGCCGGCCTGCTGCACGAGGCGTTCGGGCTGCGCGCCAAGGTGATCGACGACCCGGTCGGGGACCGCCCGCTCATCGTGCCGATCGGGCGCACCCATGTCGAACTCGACCGATCCGCGCCCGAGTTGTTGAAGTGA
- a CDS encoding PGPGW domain-containing protein, whose translation MARGVESIRRTALGALGAVLLLIGVALLVLPGPGLLLVFAGVVLLARAVPALDRFVAPVRVRAMRAAEESVSSRWRIAGSVLVGLFLLAAGAAWGLVPELPYSGWATGASLIISGFVLFALLGWSHRRVRAARRGSPPASEGTR comes from the coding sequence ATGGCACGGGGTGTCGAGTCGATCCGGCGCACCGCCCTGGGTGCCCTCGGTGCCGTCCTGCTGCTGATCGGCGTGGCGCTGCTGGTGCTGCCCGGTCCGGGCCTGCTGCTCGTCTTCGCCGGCGTGGTGCTGCTGGCGCGCGCCGTTCCGGCACTGGACCGGTTCGTCGCCCCGGTCCGCGTCCGGGCGATGCGTGCCGCCGAGGAGAGCGTCTCGTCCCGATGGCGCATCGCCGGCTCCGTGCTCGTGGGCCTGTTCCTCCTCGCCGCCGGTGCGGCCTGGGGTCTCGTGCCCGAGCTGCCGTACTCCGGATGGGCCACCGGGGCGAGTCTGATCATCTCGGGCTTCGTGCTGTTCGCCCTGCTCGGGTGGAGCCACCGCCGGGTGCGGGCGGCGCGGCGCGGGTCGCCGCCGGCCTCGGAAGGCACGCGTTGA
- a CDS encoding FecCD family ABC transporter permease, whose translation MRADGADAAVDVKADVRTSVAPGVRFGGLSFVWRPWVAGVTLLLAVAGFLVFCLSIGVGDFPIALPRVVATVFGGGEQVDRFVIMDLRMPRALAGLVVGVALGVSGALTQSIARNPLASPDVLGITSGAGAVAVFLVTVSGGAATAVADSVGLSAAALAGGLGTGLLVYFMAWRRGIDGFRLILIGISVNAVMQAITTWLLVTADIRDVARAQAWLVGSLDNRSWGEVHVALWCTLVLLVVVASVAFQFKPLHFGDDVAAGLGVRYGTVRAVLLLCAVLLAGVAVSAAGPVPFVALVAPQVAMRLARCPTQPLVASGLVGALLLTGSDLLARTALPVSLPVGVVTAAIGGPFLVYLLVRANRR comes from the coding sequence ATGAGGGCGGACGGGGCGGATGCGGCGGTGGACGTGAAGGCAGACGTGCGGACTTCGGTGGCGCCCGGCGTGCGGTTCGGCGGCCTGTCGTTCGTGTGGCGGCCCTGGGTCGCGGGCGTCACCCTGCTGCTGGCGGTGGCCGGCTTCCTGGTGTTCTGCCTGTCCATCGGGGTCGGCGACTTCCCCATCGCCCTGCCCCGGGTCGTCGCCACCGTCTTCGGCGGGGGCGAGCAGGTCGACCGGTTCGTGATCATGGACCTGCGGATGCCCCGCGCGCTCGCCGGGCTCGTCGTGGGCGTCGCGCTCGGGGTGTCCGGCGCCCTCACCCAGTCGATCGCCCGCAATCCGCTGGCCAGCCCGGACGTCCTCGGCATCACCAGCGGCGCCGGCGCGGTCGCGGTGTTCCTGGTGACGGTGTCCGGCGGCGCCGCCACGGCCGTGGCCGACTCCGTGGGCCTGTCGGCGGCGGCCCTGGCGGGCGGTCTCGGCACGGGGCTGCTGGTGTACTTCATGGCGTGGCGCCGCGGGATCGACGGCTTCCGGCTCATCCTCATCGGCATCTCGGTGAACGCCGTGATGCAGGCGATCACGACATGGCTGCTGGTCACGGCCGACATCAGGGACGTGGCCCGGGCCCAGGCGTGGCTGGTGGGCTCGCTGGACAACCGGTCCTGGGGCGAGGTGCACGTCGCGCTGTGGTGCACGCTCGTCCTGCTGGTCGTCGTGGCCTCGGTCGCCTTCCAGTTCAAGCCGCTGCACTTCGGCGACGACGTCGCCGCCGGACTCGGCGTCCGGTACGGGACGGTGCGCGCGGTCCTGCTGCTGTGCGCGGTGCTGCTGGCCGGTGTGGCGGTGAGCGCGGCGGGACCGGTGCCGTTCGTCGCGCTGGTGGCTCCGCAGGTGGCGATGCGGCTGGCCCGGTGCCCGACCCAGCCGCTGGTGGCCTCCGGTCTGGTGGGGGCGCTGCTGCTGACCGGCTCCGACCTTCTCGCGCGCACCGCCCTGCCCGTCTCGCTGCCGGTCGGCGTGGTCACCGCCGCCATCGGCGGCCCCTTCCTGGTCTATCTGCTGGTGCGGGCGAACCGCAGATAG
- a CDS encoding DUF5302 domain-containing protein, producing the protein MTEESSSQAGSEPAEAEGTALTPDADGQYNLKDKFREALERKRGKQAEAAALAANADVAKIRGTHGPAASQRSFRRKSG; encoded by the coding sequence ATGACTGAAGAGTCTTCATCGCAAGCAGGTTCGGAACCGGCGGAGGCCGAGGGCACCGCCCTGACACCCGATGCCGACGGTCAGTACAACCTGAAGGACAAATTCCGCGAGGCGCTGGAGCGCAAGCGCGGCAAACAGGCGGAGGCCGCCGCCCTCGCCGCCAACGCCGACGTGGCGAAGATCCGGGGCACCCACGGTCCGGCCGCCAGCCAGCGGTCGTTCCGGCGCAAGAGCGGCTGA
- a CDS encoding lysine N(6)-hydroxylase/L-ornithine N(5)-oxygenase family protein, which translates to MSQVLPADSTLVHDLIGIGFGPSNVAMAIAIREHNAQAGGQEELDARFFEQQPRFGWHRGMLIDDATMQVSFLKDLVTLRNPASRYSFLCYLQSRGRLIDFINHKNLFPLRVEFHDYFEWAAAKVDDMVSYGHEVVGVAPVVRDGVVDHLEVTVRSGEGLEVHRARNLVVGTGLRPLVPEGVERGDRVWHNSELLARVDTLEGTSPSRFVVVGAGQSAAENVAYLHRRFPSAEICAVFARYGYSPADDSAFANRIFDPAAVDDYFTAPGSVKRRLMDYHGNTNYSVVDIDLIDDLYRQMYREKVLGTERLRFLNVSRLSDVKETPDRVRATVTSLVTGEESHLDADVVVLATGYGPADPLGLLGEVADRCLRDDEGRVRVERDYRVATDPALRCGIYLQGGTEHTHGITSSLLSNTAVRVGEILESLLDRGLESASDEVRTVADGTGTGAR; encoded by the coding sequence ATGTCACAGGTTCTTCCTGCTGACTCAACGCTGGTCCACGACCTCATTGGTATCGGCTTCGGACCGTCCAATGTCGCCATGGCGATCGCGATCCGCGAACACAACGCACAGGCCGGCGGGCAGGAGGAGCTCGACGCCCGCTTCTTCGAGCAGCAGCCGCGCTTCGGCTGGCACCGCGGCATGCTGATCGACGACGCGACCATGCAGGTGTCCTTCCTCAAGGACCTGGTGACCCTGCGCAATCCGGCCAGTCGGTACAGCTTCCTCTGCTACCTGCAGAGCAGGGGGAGGCTGATCGACTTCATCAACCACAAGAACCTCTTCCCGCTCCGGGTCGAGTTCCACGACTACTTCGAGTGGGCGGCCGCCAAGGTCGACGACATGGTCTCCTACGGCCACGAGGTCGTCGGCGTCGCACCCGTCGTGCGGGACGGCGTGGTGGACCACCTGGAGGTGACGGTGCGTTCGGGGGAGGGGCTCGAGGTCCACCGGGCGCGCAACCTCGTCGTCGGCACGGGGCTGCGCCCCCTCGTGCCGGAGGGCGTGGAGCGCGGCGACCGCGTCTGGCACAACTCCGAACTGCTGGCCAGGGTCGACACGTTGGAGGGCACCTCGCCCTCCCGGTTCGTCGTCGTCGGTGCCGGCCAGAGCGCCGCCGAGAACGTCGCCTACCTGCACCGACGCTTCCCCTCGGCGGAGATCTGCGCGGTCTTCGCCCGCTACGGCTACAGCCCCGCCGACGACAGCGCGTTCGCCAACCGGATCTTCGACCCGGCGGCGGTCGACGACTACTTCACGGCGCCCGGCAGCGTCAAACGCCGGCTGATGGACTACCACGGCAACACCAACTACTCCGTGGTGGACATCGACCTGATCGACGACCTGTACCGGCAGATGTACCGGGAGAAGGTCCTCGGCACCGAGCGGCTGCGCTTCCTCAACGTGTCCCGGCTCTCCGACGTCAAGGAGACGCCGGACCGGGTGCGCGCCACCGTGACGTCGCTGGTCACCGGCGAGGAGAGCCACCTGGACGCCGACGTCGTGGTCCTCGCCACCGGCTACGGCCCCGCCGACCCCCTCGGCCTGCTCGGCGAGGTCGCGGACCGCTGCCTGCGCGACGACGAGGGCCGGGTGCGCGTCGAGCGCGACTACCGCGTCGCCACCGACCCCGCCCTGCGCTGCGGAATCTACCTGCAGGGCGGCACGGAGCACACGCACGGCATCACCTCGTCGCTGCTCTCCAACACCGCCGTCCGGGTCGGCGAGATCCTCGAGTCGCTCCTCGACCGGGGCCTCGAGTCCGCTTCCGACGAGGTCCGCACGGTCGCCGACGGGACCGGCACCGGCGCGCGTTAA
- a CDS encoding methionyl-tRNA formyltransferase, translating into MRVVMFGYQTWGHRTLRALLDSEHDVVLVVTHPRSEHAYEKIWSDSVADLAEEHGVPVLIRNRPDDDELLERLKDADPDIIVANNWRTWIPPRIFGLPRHGTLNVHDSLLPKYAGFSPLIWALINGETEVGVTAHMMNDELDAGDIVRQEAVPVGPADTATDLFHKTVDLIAPVTVGALGLIASGQTEFTKQDRSRASFFHKRSAEDIRIDWNWPAEDLERLVRAQSEPYPSAFTFHRGRRLEILAAVVSEARYGGTPGRIFYREGEGVVIVAGADARRGRNHGLAITRVRTEDGRELAATEYFTSMGGYLTARP; encoded by the coding sequence ATGCGGGTCGTCATGTTCGGCTACCAGACCTGGGGCCACCGCACCCTGCGAGCCCTGCTGGACTCCGAACACGACGTGGTCCTCGTGGTCACGCATCCCAGGAGCGAGCACGCGTACGAGAAGATCTGGAGCGACTCCGTCGCCGACCTCGCCGAGGAGCACGGCGTCCCGGTGCTGATCCGCAACCGCCCGGACGACGACGAGCTGCTCGAGCGCCTCAAGGACGCCGATCCGGACATCATCGTCGCCAACAACTGGCGGACCTGGATCCCCCCGCGCATCTTCGGCCTCCCGCGCCACGGCACGCTCAACGTGCACGACTCGCTGCTGCCGAAGTACGCCGGGTTCTCCCCGCTGATCTGGGCGCTGATCAACGGCGAGACCGAGGTGGGCGTCACCGCGCACATGATGAACGACGAGCTGGACGCCGGTGACATCGTCCGCCAGGAGGCCGTGCCGGTGGGCCCGGCCGACACCGCCACGGACCTGTTCCACAAGACCGTGGACCTCATCGCCCCGGTCACCGTCGGCGCCCTCGGGCTCATCGCCTCCGGGCAGACGGAGTTCACCAAGCAGGACCGGTCCCGGGCGAGCTTCTTCCACAAGCGGTCCGCCGAGGACATCCGCATCGACTGGAACTGGCCGGCCGAGGACCTGGAGCGTCTGGTCCGGGCCCAGTCCGAGCCGTACCCCAGCGCCTTCACCTTCCACCGCGGCAGGCGGCTGGAGATCCTCGCCGCCGTGGTCTCCGAGGCCCGGTACGGCGGCACGCCCGGCCGGATCTTCTACCGCGAGGGCGAGGGCGTGGTGATCGTCGCCGGGGCCGACGCGCGCCGGGGCCGCAACCACGGCCTCGCCATCACGCGCGTACGGACCGAGGACGGCCGGGAGTTGGCCGCGACCGAGTACTTCACCTCGATGGGCGGCTACCTGACCGCCCGCCCCTGA
- a CDS encoding FecCD family ABC transporter permease, translating to MTTTEVERPAPTPRGPTEARRRRVAGLGLLAALLLVAAAASLAVGARALSPAEVWHGLFAAPESDQRLTEIRLIVQTVRVPRTVLAVVAGIALGVAGALIQGYTRNPIADTGLLGVNSGASFAVVSGIAAFGFTSPFQYVWFGFAGAAVAGVVVFGLSSIGRGAGNPLTLALAGQGVTVFLAAMTTAVALTDKASLNALRFWNAGSLTGVGFDVIGPVSAFIAAGLLLALTTLPSVNLLNLGDDVARGLGVNIALTRTVGIVAITLLAGAATAACGPIAFLGLMVAHVARYLTGPDYRWLVPYAGLLGAVVLLVCDIVGRLVVRPGELDAGVVVSLLGAPFFAVLVWRGKFKSA from the coding sequence ATGACCACGACCGAGGTGGAGCGTCCCGCGCCCACTCCCCGAGGCCCGACAGAGGCGCGCCGGCGCCGCGTTGCCGGTCTGGGGCTGCTCGCGGCGCTCCTCCTGGTCGCCGCGGCGGCCTCACTGGCCGTCGGCGCGCGTGCGCTCAGCCCCGCCGAGGTCTGGCACGGACTGTTCGCGGCGCCCGAGTCCGACCAGCGGCTCACCGAGATCAGGCTCATCGTGCAGACCGTGCGGGTGCCCCGCACGGTCCTCGCCGTCGTGGCGGGCATCGCGCTGGGCGTCGCAGGGGCGCTGATCCAGGGGTACACGCGCAACCCCATCGCCGACACGGGTCTCCTCGGGGTGAACTCCGGTGCCTCGTTCGCCGTGGTGTCGGGGATCGCCGCCTTCGGCTTCACCAGCCCGTTCCAGTACGTCTGGTTCGGCTTCGCGGGCGCTGCGGTCGCCGGTGTCGTGGTGTTCGGGCTGTCGAGCATCGGCCGGGGAGCGGGCAACCCGCTGACGCTCGCACTGGCCGGGCAGGGGGTCACGGTGTTCCTGGCGGCGATGACCACGGCCGTCGCGCTGACGGACAAGGCCTCGCTGAACGCTCTGCGGTTCTGGAACGCGGGCTCGCTGACCGGGGTCGGCTTCGACGTCATCGGGCCCGTGTCGGCCTTCATCGCCGCCGGGCTGCTGCTGGCGCTGACCACGCTGCCCTCGGTCAACCTGCTCAACCTGGGCGACGACGTGGCGCGGGGACTCGGGGTGAACATCGCGCTGACCCGCACCGTCGGCATCGTCGCCATCACCCTGCTGGCCGGGGCGGCGACGGCGGCCTGCGGCCCCATCGCCTTCCTCGGTCTCATGGTGGCCCACGTGGCCCGGTACCTGACCGGCCCGGACTACCGCTGGCTGGTCCCGTACGCCGGTCTGCTCGGGGCCGTGGTGCTGCTGGTCTGCGACATCGTGGGGCGCCTGGTCGTACGGCCGGGGGAACTGGACGCAGGGGTCGTCGTCTCGCTCCTCGGCGCACCGTTCTTCGCCGTCCTGGTGTGGCGCGGGAAGTTCAAGAGCGCGTGA